Proteins encoded by one window of Arabidopsis thaliana chromosome 2, partial sequence:
- the LARP6b gene encoding RNA-binding protein (RNA-binding protein; FUNCTIONS IN: RNA binding, nucleic acid binding; INVOLVED IN: RNA processing; LOCATED IN: ribonucleoprotein complex, nucleus, chloroplast; EXPRESSED IN: 22 plant structures; EXPRESSED DURING: 13 growth stages; CONTAINS InterPro DOMAIN/s: Winged helix-turn-helix transcription repressor DNA-binding (InterPro:IPR011991), RNA-binding protein Lupus La (InterPro:IPR006630), Lupus La protein (InterPro:IPR002344); BEST Arabidopsis thaliana protein match is: RNA-binding protein (TAIR:AT3G19090.1); Has 5536 Blast hits to 4258 proteins in 377 species: Archae - 4; Bacteria - 395; Metazoa - 1833; Fungi - 479; Plants - 433; Viruses - 20; Other Eukaryotes - 2372 (source: NCBI BLink).): MADQQTLDSSTPPPTQSDDLSHSHSTSSTTSASSSSDPSLLRSLSLSRLNAGAPEFVPGRTTPPLPQPPRMIIPPPPPHGMLHMYHHQPPFNTPVLGPVPIQPHLVPVQNHHPHHRFHQHHHHNRHQNQQYVPVRNHGEYQQRGGVGGEQEPDLVSKKNDRRDHSKRESKNDQVTETGASVSIDSKTGLPEDSIQKIVNQVEYYFSDLNLATTDHLMRFICKDPEGYVPIHVVASFKKIKAVINNNSQLAAVLQNSAKLFVSEDGKKVRRISPITESAIEELQSRIIVAENLPEDHCYQNLMKIFSTVGSVKNIRTCQPQNNGSGAPPAARSAAKSDGTLFSNKVTELSEAGNWRSGLKVRLMLKHQTKEPKQGQGRGRKGHDADVEHEEDDATTSEQQPIEKQSDDCSGEWDTHMQEQPIGEDQGNEKAAGQRKGRNRGRGKGRGRGQPHQNQNQNNNHSHNQNHNHNGRGNHHHHHHHQVGTQPSNNPMNNMEQPGMGKQQPPGPRMPDGTRGFSMGRGKPVMVQAE; this comes from the exons ATGGCTGATCAACAAACCCTAGATTCCTCTACTCCTCCTCCTACTCAATCCGATGATCTATCTCACTCCCACTCTACTTCCTCTACtacttcagcttcttcttcctcagatCCATCACTCTTGAGGTCTCTCTCCTTAAGTCGACTCAACGCCGGAGCTCCTGAGTTCGTTCCTGGTCGAACTACTCCTCCGCTGCCTCAACCTCCGAGGATGATTATCCCGCCTCCTCCGCCGCACGGTATGCTTCATATGTATCACCACCAGCCTCCTTTCAATACTCCAGTTCTTGGTCCTGTTCCAATCCAGCCACACTTGGTTCCTGTTCAAAATCACCACCCTCATCATCGCTttcatcagcatcatcatcacaatCGTCATCAGAATCAGCAATATGTCCCGGTGAGGAATCACGGAGAGTATCAGCAGCGTGGTGGTGTCGGTGGTGAGCAGGAACCGGATTTGGTTTCAAAGAAGAATGATCGGAGAGATCATAGTAAGAGAGAATCTAAGAACGATCAAGTGACTGAAACTGGAGCTTCTGTTTCtattgattcaaaaactgGTTTGCCTGAAGATTCTATCCAGAAGATTGTGAATCAG GTTGAATACTATTTCAGTGACTTGAACTTGGCTACTACAGATCATCTCATGAGATTCATTTGCAAGGATCCTGAAGGATATG TGCCTATTCATGTTGTTGCGTCgttcaagaaaattaaagcTGTCATTAACAATAATTCTCAGCTTGCCGCAGTGCTACAGAACTCAGCTAAGCTT TTTGTTAGTGAAGATGGAAAGAAAGTGAGACGCATAAGTCCGATTACTGAGTCGGCTATAGAAGAGCTTCAG TCTCGCATTATTGTTGCTGAGAATCTCCCTGAGGATCATTGCTACCAAAACCTGATGAAGATTTTTTCAACTGTTGGAAG TGTGAAGAACATCCGTACCTGCCAGCCTCAAAATAATGGAAGCGGTGCTCCACCCGCAGCGAGATCAGCAGCTAAAAGCGATGGTACGCTTTTCAGTAACAAG GTTACCGAGTTAAGTGAAGCGGGAAATTGGAGGAGCGGTCTTAAAGTCCGGTTGATGCTAAAGCATCAG ACGAAGGAACCAAAACAAGGTCAAGGGCGAGGAAGAAAAGGACATGATGCAGATGTAGAacatgaggaagatgatgctACAACATCCGAGCAGCAGCCGATTGAGAAACAATCTGATGACTGTTCTGGGGAATGGGATACACATATGCAAGAGCAGCCAATA GGAGAGGATCAAGGGAATGAGAAAGCGGCTGGGCAGAGAAAAGGGCGTAACAGAGGTAGAGGAAAGGGACGAGGACGAGGGCAACCACACCAGAACCAAAACCAGAACAACAACCACAGCCATAACCAAAACCACAACCACAATGGGCGAggaaatcatcatcatcatcatcatcatcaagtgGGAACACAACCTTCGAACAATCCAATGAACAACATGGAGCAACCAGGCATGGGGAAACAGCAACCACCTGGACCACGAATGCCTGATGGGACCAGAGGATTCTCAATGGGACGGGGAAAGCCGGTTATGGTTCAGGCAGAGTGA
- a CDS encoding GPI-anchored adhesin-like protein (unknown protein; FUNCTIONS IN: molecular_function unknown; INVOLVED IN: biological_process unknown; LOCATED IN: chloroplast; EXPRESSED IN: 9 plant structures; EXPRESSED DURING: 6 growth stages; Has 1419 Blast hits to 494 proteins in 144 species: Archae - 0; Bacteria - 300; Metazoa - 246; Fungi - 102; Plants - 31; Viruses - 2; Other Eukaryotes - 738 (source: NCBI BLink).) has translation MNRITSSSNAQTKKFPQSQPQPPEKNEKKLKRERFPVNPLRDFSTRSSGSSSCSNVSASGSTSGEASNGCHRFLLSHSFSSSSSSSSSSLGVFPRRPVRSVAKNPKSAPVVSKPLIRKKPSSLEEVKLKSTLTEKPNLLKSQRCKTNPVSGKRPTCKITMKPEKVSVLKKQSSVSRNVKLKDSQTTIRVDDSIAQSTPVSKLETGSDLIYRRKSEATDDGRLSSNSSSYQDRTPPVQASVSPEIQCGSSMNLSASAQSQACYAAGHLLSGVSDKRKCKPKGILTVGENGFEVGKGKILNDSDEFDEGDFGNDGSYDDISVMPLPADASVHWLLSPCDEEKEHEKEISDDGFSQFQQIVECVGHETPSPLSDRSASSDLCNISSGRSLSPMDIYKETTRRISSSLSPNELFRFRRFIHLSSCDGEASAFDTSPTCELDPSEHLKGDKSSPLSVDTLGSENVIQTPESNSSFDNYFGLSCSQAEIQKKHDVGSDLESLTMKFQSAGLSPRIQASSWEPSRSSFNFDYLATSSDSIDLSQFQRGLVDRSSCHPHVTLDKVSRTHLRVEQTNSHMPEMKSQQITDTEFDIQNHKESAASLGKGRELLPCSAAESISTDGGGLICSEDSNWMACYKN, from the coding sequence ATGAATCgaataacttcttcttcaaatgcGCAAACGAAGAAATTTCCTCAGTCTCAGCCACAGCCGCCggagaaaaatgagaaaaaactgaaaaggGAGAGATTTCCGGTGAACCCTTTGAGAGATTTCAGTACAAGAAGCTCTGGAAGCAGCAGTTGTAGCAATGTGAGTGCTTCTGGTTCAACTTCCGGTGAAGCATCCAACGGTTGTCACAGGTTCTTGCTCTCTCATTCTTtctcatcgtcttcttcatcatcttcttcttcgttgggAGTTTTTCCTCGTAGACCAGTGAGATCAGTAGCTAAAAACCCCAAATCTGCTCCGGTAGTTAGTAAACCCTTAATTAGAAAGAAACCAAGCTCTCTTGAGGAGGTTAAGTTGAAATCTACTCTTACTGAGAAACCTAATTTGCTGAAGTCTCAGAGATGCAAGACAAATCCTGTATCTGGAAAGAGACCAACTTGTAAGATTACCATGAAACCGGAGAAAGTTTCGGTTTTGAAGAAACAATCTTCTGTTTCTAGAAATGTTAAGCTTAAAGATAGCCAAACTACGATTAGAGTAGATGACAGTATTGCTCAGAGTACTCCTGTTTCTAAATTAGAAACTGGATCTGATTTGATTTATAGAAGGAAGAGTGAAGCTACTGATGATGGTAGACTAAGTAGCAACAGTAGTAGTTATCAAGATAGGACACCACCTGTTCAAGCTTCGGTGTCTCCAGAGATACAGTGTGGATCGTCTATGAATCTGTCTGCATCAGCTCAATCACAAGCTTGTTATGCTGCTGGACATTTACTCTCAGGTGTTAGTGATAAGAGGAAATGCAAGCCTAAGGGGATACTCACTGTGGGTGAAAATGGTTTTGAGGTTGGTAAAGGCAAGATACTGAATGATTCTGATGAATTTGATGAAGGAGATTTTGGTAATGACGGGAGTTATGATGATATTTCTGTTATGCCTTTGCCTGCGGATGCGTCAGTGCACTGGCTTTTATCTCCTTGTGATGAGGAGAAAGAACATGAGAAGGAAATATCTGATGATGGTTTCTCTCAGTTTCAGCAAATTGTTGAGTGTGTTGGCCATGAGACTCCTTCGCCACTATCAGATCGTAGTGCTTCTTCGGATCTATGCAACATTAGTAGTGGTAGAAGTCTTTCGCCCatggatatatataaagagacaACGAGAAGGATcagttcttctctttctccaaatGAACTTTTTCGGTTCAGAAGATTCATTCACCTTTCATCATGTGATGGTGAAGCTTCAGCATTCGACACTTCCCCTACATGTGAGCTAGATCCTTCTGAGCATTTGAAAGGAGACAAATCGTCTCCCTTATCTGTTGATACGCTGGGAAGTGAGAATGTTATTCAAACACCTGAATCCAACTCAAGCTTCGACAATTATTTTGGACTCTCATGTTCTCAAGCTGAAATCCAAAAGAAACATGATGTTGGTTCAGATTTGGAATCACTGACAATGAAGTTTCAGTCAGCCGGTTTGTCACCAAGGATCCAGGCTTCATCATGGGAGCCGAGCCGTTCAAGTTTCAACTTCGACTATTTGGCCACATCTTCTGATTCTATTGATCTCTCACAGTTTCAGAGAGGTTTAGTTGACAGGAGTTCTTGTCATCCTCATGTAACACTGGATAAAGTGTCAAGGACACATTTGAGAGTAGAGCAAACAAATAGCCACATGCCTGAAATGAAATCCCAACAGATTACAGATACTGAATTTGATattcaaaatcacaaagaaaGTGCTGCTTCTCTgggaaaaggaagagaattGCTTCCATGCTCTGCTGCAGAGTCAATAAGCACTGATGGAGGTGGTCTGATTTGTTCTGAGGATTCAAATTGGATGGCATGTTACAAGAATTAA
- the LARP6b gene encoding RNA-binding protein (RNA-binding protein; FUNCTIONS IN: RNA binding, nucleic acid binding; INVOLVED IN: RNA processing; LOCATED IN: ribonucleoprotein complex, nucleus, chloroplast; EXPRESSED IN: 22 plant structures; EXPRESSED DURING: 13 growth stages; CONTAINS InterPro DOMAIN/s: Winged helix-turn-helix transcription repressor DNA-binding (InterPro:IPR011991), RNA-binding protein Lupus La (InterPro:IPR006630), Lupus La protein (InterPro:IPR002344); BEST Arabidopsis thaliana protein match is: RNA-binding protein (TAIR:AT3G19090.1); Has 5436 Blast hits to 4197 proteins in 373 species: Archae - 4; Bacteria - 353; Metazoa - 1802; Fungi - 477; Plants - 426; Viruses - 18; Other Eukaryotes - 2356 (source: NCBI BLink).) codes for MADQQTLDSSTPPPTQSDDLSHSHSTSSTTSASSSSDPSLLRSLSLSRLNAGAPEFVPGRTTPPLPQPPRMIIPPPPPHGMLHMYHHQPPFNTPVLGPVPIQPHLVPVQNHHPHHRFHQHHHHNRHQNQQYVPVRNHGEYQQRGGVGGEQEPDLVSKKNDRRDHSKRESKNDQVTETGASVSIDSKTGLPEDSIQKIVNQVEYYFSDLNLATTDHLMRFICKDPEGYVPIHVVASFKKIKAVINNNSQLAAVLQNSAKLFVSEDGKKVRRISPITESAIEELQSRIIVAENLPEDHCYQNLMKIFSTVGSVKNIRTCQPQNNGSGAPPAARSAAKSDGTLFSNKVHAFVEYEIVELAERAVTELSEAGNWRSGLKVRLMLKHQTKEPKQGQGRGRKGHDADVEHEEDDATTSEQQPIEKQSDDCSGEWDTHMQEQPIGEDQGNEKAAGQRKGRNRGRGKGRGRGQPHQNQNQNNNHSHNQNHNHNGRGNHHHHHHHQVGTQPSNNPMNNMEQPGMGKQQPPGPRMPDGTRGFSMGRGKPVMVQAE; via the exons ATGGCTGATCAACAAACCCTAGATTCCTCTACTCCTCCTCCTACTCAATCCGATGATCTATCTCACTCCCACTCTACTTCCTCTACtacttcagcttcttcttcctcagatCCATCACTCTTGAGGTCTCTCTCCTTAAGTCGACTCAACGCCGGAGCTCCTGAGTTCGTTCCTGGTCGAACTACTCCTCCGCTGCCTCAACCTCCGAGGATGATTATCCCGCCTCCTCCGCCGCACGGTATGCTTCATATGTATCACCACCAGCCTCCTTTCAATACTCCAGTTCTTGGTCCTGTTCCAATCCAGCCACACTTGGTTCCTGTTCAAAATCACCACCCTCATCATCGCTttcatcagcatcatcatcacaatCGTCATCAGAATCAGCAATATGTCCCGGTGAGGAATCACGGAGAGTATCAGCAGCGTGGTGGTGTCGGTGGTGAGCAGGAACCGGATTTGGTTTCAAAGAAGAATGATCGGAGAGATCATAGTAAGAGAGAATCTAAGAACGATCAAGTGACTGAAACTGGAGCTTCTGTTTCtattgattcaaaaactgGTTTGCCTGAAGATTCTATCCAGAAGATTGTGAATCAG GTTGAATACTATTTCAGTGACTTGAACTTGGCTACTACAGATCATCTCATGAGATTCATTTGCAAGGATCCTGAAGGATATG TGCCTATTCATGTTGTTGCGTCgttcaagaaaattaaagcTGTCATTAACAATAATTCTCAGCTTGCCGCAGTGCTACAGAACTCAGCTAAGCTT TTTGTTAGTGAAGATGGAAAGAAAGTGAGACGCATAAGTCCGATTACTGAGTCGGCTATAGAAGAGCTTCAG TCTCGCATTATTGTTGCTGAGAATCTCCCTGAGGATCATTGCTACCAAAACCTGATGAAGATTTTTTCAACTGTTGGAAG TGTGAAGAACATCCGTACCTGCCAGCCTCAAAATAATGGAAGCGGTGCTCCACCCGCAGCGAGATCAGCAGCTAAAAGCGATGGTACGCTTTTCAGTAACAAG GTCCATGCTTTTGTTGAGTATGAGATTGTTGAGCTAGCCGAGAGAGCA GTTACCGAGTTAAGTGAAGCGGGAAATTGGAGGAGCGGTCTTAAAGTCCGGTTGATGCTAAAGCATCAG ACGAAGGAACCAAAACAAGGTCAAGGGCGAGGAAGAAAAGGACATGATGCAGATGTAGAacatgaggaagatgatgctACAACATCCGAGCAGCAGCCGATTGAGAAACAATCTGATGACTGTTCTGGGGAATGGGATACACATATGCAAGAGCAGCCAATA GGAGAGGATCAAGGGAATGAGAAAGCGGCTGGGCAGAGAAAAGGGCGTAACAGAGGTAGAGGAAAGGGACGAGGACGAGGGCAACCACACCAGAACCAAAACCAGAACAACAACCACAGCCATAACCAAAACCACAACCACAATGGGCGAggaaatcatcatcatcatcatcatcatcaagtgGGAACACAACCTTCGAACAATCCAATGAACAACATGGAGCAACCAGGCATGGGGAAACAGCAACCACCTGGACCACGAATGCCTGATGGGACCAGAGGATTCTCAATGGGACGGGGAAAGCCGGTTATGGTTCAGGCAGAGTGA
- the ITPK4 gene encoding inositol 1,3,4-trisphosphate 5/6-kinase 4 (''inositol 1,3,4-trisphosphate 5/6-kinase 4'' (ITPK4); FUNCTIONS IN: magnesium ion binding, inositol-1,3,4-trisphosphate 5/6-kinase activity, catalytic activity, ATP binding, inositol tetrakisphosphate 1-kinase activity; INVOLVED IN: inositol trisphosphate metabolic process; LOCATED IN: intracellular; EXPRESSED IN: 22 plant structures; EXPRESSED DURING: 13 growth stages; CONTAINS InterPro DOMAIN/s: Inositol-tetrakisphosphate 1-kinase, uncharacterised-N-terminal (InterPro:IPR017418), Inositol 1, 3, 4-trisphosphate 56-kinase (InterPro:IPR008656); BEST Arabidopsis thaliana protein match is: Inositol 1,3,4-trisphosphate 5/6-kinase family protein (TAIR:AT4G08170.2); Has 388 Blast hits to 384 proteins in 77 species: Archae - 0; Bacteria - 0; Metazoa - 95; Fungi - 0; Plants - 245; Viruses - 0; Other Eukaryotes - 48 (source: NCBI BLink).) encodes MKGVLLDESVLFSPESEDSSPSLRESVPSLLRLLRYSMIRTGISYGLDLPENKVDLLRKTAAEYSINCLPLETSLTSVTFGDTLKAWYSDGSILYVASSRKEEILRELSPSQLVVLLDVEGDSLEDPNIIHIHSLEELPMTICCINKKAMGDGAAIVAYIMKPSRVEDFAKRGALPMYPTSCGLIFLPLMFEFPLASQLKHADIIFHKATDEILSIELNCSDSKSSVAVTFSTGMEKLKKYMEDQNACAIVDPIRNIYPVVDRLKMQHILLGLEGLGAAGRKIRGACFLKIDSYDEPDLAQNLSRAGLSLPCIVKPQVACGVADAHSMAIVFRVEDFKNLNTPVPAIIQEYVDHSSRIFKFYVLGETIFHAVKKSIPSSSSLRKSAEENGLKPILFDSLKSLPVDSANQNPVSEIDLELVTEAATWLRKKLDLTIFGFDVVIQEGTGDHVIVDLNYLPSFKEVPDNIAVPAFWEAIRNRFDQHVQEKH; translated from the exons atgAAAGGGGTTCTACTTGACGAATCTGTACTGTTTAGTCCTGAGAGTGAAGATTCTTCGCCAAGTCTGCGAGAATCAGTCCCGTCGCTTCTCAGGCTGCTTCGTTATTCCATGATCCGAACG GGGATTTCATATGGACTTGATCTTCCGGAAAACAAG GTGGATCTACTGAGGAAAACGGCAGCAGAATACTCGATCAATTGCTTGCCTTTAGAGACGTCTCTTACGAGTGTTACCTTTGGTGATACTCTCAAAGCATGGTATAGTGACGGTAGTATTCTGTATGTTGCTTCAAGCAGAAAGGAAGAGATACTGCGTGAACTTAGTCCCAGTCAGCTAGTTGTTTTACTCG ATGTTGAAGGCGATTCACTTGAGGATCCTAACATAATTCATATCCATAGTCTTGAGGAGCTGCCAATGACTATTTGCTGCATAAACAAAAAG GCAATGGGTGATGGTGCTGCAATAGTTGCTTACATCATGAAGCCATCTCGGGTAGAGGACTTTGCCAAG AGGGGTGCTTTACCCATGTATCCTACTTCATGTGGGTTGATATTTCTGCCCCTCATGTTTGAGTTCCCTCTTGCATCTCAACTCAAACACGCTGATATCATTTTCCACAAAGCAACTGATGAAATCTTGTCCATTGAACTGAACTGCTCCGACTCAAAATCATCTGTTGCAGTTACATTCTCTACCGGCATGGAGAAACTGAAAAA GTATATGGAAGATCAAAATGCTTGTGCCATAGTCGACCCTATTCGAAATATATATCCAGTCGTAGACCGACTCAAGATGCAACATATTCTTCTTGGATTAGAGGGCCTTGGTGCAGCAGGACGAAAGATAAGAGGTGCCTGCTTTCTCAAG ATTGACAGCTATGATGAACCAGATCTGGCTCAGAACTTGTCAAGAGCTGGACTCTCTCTTCCATGTATTGTGAAACCACAGGTTGCCTGTGGTGTTGCTGATGCTCACAGCATG GCCATTGTCTTCCGAGTCGAGGATTTTAAGAATCTGAACACTCCTGTTCCTGCCATTATCCAA GAGTATGTGGACCATTCATCTAggatttttaagttttacgTCTTGGGGGAAACGATCTTTCACGCGGTCAAGAAATCGATCCCTAGTTCTTCTAGTCTGAGGAAATCAGCGGAGGAAAATGGTCTCAAACCAATTCTCTTTGACAG CTTAAAATCGTTACCTGTTGATTCCGCAAACCAGAACCCGGTAAGCGAGATTGATCTAGAGCTAGTTACAGAAGCAGCTACCTGGCTAAGAAAGAAGCTTGATCTCACAATCTTCGGCTTTGACGTAGTT ATTCAAGAAGGAACAGGAGATCACGTGATAGTAGACTTGAACTACTTACCATCCTTTAAAGAAGTTCCGGATAACATCGCAGTTCCTGCATTCTGGGAAGCCATCAGAAACAGATTCGACCAACATGTCCAAGAGAAGCATTGA
- a CDS encoding SWAP (Suppressor-of-White-APricot)/surp domain-containing protein (SWAP (Suppressor-of-White-APricot)/surp domain-containing protein; FUNCTIONS IN: RNA binding; INVOLVED IN: RNA processing; LOCATED IN: cellular_component unknown; CONTAINS InterPro DOMAIN/s: SWAP/Surp (InterPro:IPR000061); BEST Arabidopsis thaliana protein match is: SWAP (Suppressor-of-White-APricot)/surp domain-containing protein (TAIR:AT5G06520.1); Has 35333 Blast hits to 34131 proteins in 2444 species: Archae - 798; Bacteria - 22429; Metazoa - 974; Fungi - 991; Plants - 531; Viruses - 0; Other Eukaryotes - 9610 (source: NCBI BLink).), which yields MEKTKNKTPPPRPDDDELRSIMLERLSIAAARGGLEMEEKLKSRFVGLDIPSCSFVFPKGRDHHIYKQKIAEYTKSPPLHSPPPLPPGLVDQCCLKYNPLEQVAIIDELSAFTVRVPEGGMTRKELGIIKFTAQFVLRYGQYFRLALRDRVSTDTEFKFLDKGDSRAHFFSLLFLGYSHLLRAWEYPLVGMDVLVDGFLSALNSFKEKLEGDEELVDKIKTDRHDFVVCDEYFADLENKALELKLKTMARMHHPLNKHDSQGTLRVPPVLVLFRVGIPQGGMMRKELGLMKFTAMFVVRYGNDFWDALWDRVSSTETEFQFLKRNPGNDRGMLLFSQLLLAFGNVVQPWGLCPRESNPPARMEAVLEGFFTAFSAFKKKQEDEEDEVVNKLVTDRRDFVVSETFQYFLDIEESTPLPERLPLRQTGSMFARRHPMVQQPPLL from the exons ATGGAG aaaacaaagaataaaactCCACCACCACGTCCAGATGATGATGAGCTGAGAAGTATTATGTTGGAGAGACTTTCAATTGCCGCTGCCAGAGGCGGGTTGGAGATGGAGGAGAAGCTGAAGTCCAGATTTGTTGGCCTTGATATTCCATCATGCAGCTTTGTGTTCCCTAAAGGTCGTGATCACCATATTTACAAGCAAAAAATTGCTGAGTACACCAAGTCTCCTCCTCTtcattctcctcctcctctcccACCGGGCCTAGTTGATCAATGCTGTTTAAAGTATAACCCTCTGGAGCAAGTTGCTATTATCGACGAACTGTCTGCGTTTACAGTTAGAGTCCCTGAAGGAGGCATGACGCGCAAGGAACTTGGTATCATTAAGTTCACAGCCCAATTTGTGTTGCGGTATGGGCAATATTTTCGGTTGGCTCTACGGGATAGAGTGTCTACTGATACTGAGTTCAAGTTTCTGGATAAGGGAGATTCAAGGGctcactttttctctcttctttttcttgggtATAGTCATCTATTAAGGGCTTGGGAATATCCTCTGGTTGGTATGGATGTTCTTGTTGACGGTTTTCTCAGTGCTTTGAATTCTTTCAAGGAAAAGCTAGAGGGTGATGAGGAGCTAGTGGACAAGATTAAGACTGATAGgcatgattttgttgtttgtgatGAATATTTTGCTGACCTCGAGAACAAAGCCCTTGaactcaaactcaaaacaatGGCTAGGATGCATCATCCTCTGAATAAACACGATTCTCAGGGTACACTCAGGGTGCCACCTGTCCTTGTCTTGTTTAGAGTTGGAATCCCTCAAGGAGGCATGATGCGCAAGGAGCTTGGTTTAATGAAGTTCACAGCCATGTTTGTGGTGCGTTATGGGAATGATTTTTGGGATGCTCTGTGGGATAGAGTGTCTAGTACTGAAACAGAGTTTCAGTTTCTGAAGAGGAATCCTGGAAATGATAGAGGAATGCTTCTTttctctcagcttcttcttgcttttggtAATGTAGTACAACCTTGGGGACTGTGCCCGAGAGAGAGTAACCCGCCCGCTCGTATGGAAGCTGTTCTCGAGGGGTTTTTCACTGCTTTTAGTGCTTTCAAGAAAAAGCAAGAGGATGAGGAGGACGAGGTAGTGAACAAGCTTGTGACTGATAGGCGTGATTTTGTGGTTAGTGAGACTTTTCAGTAT